CGGAAATCTGTCTTTCCGTCACCAAGAAACACAATGATAAAGCGCCCGTCCTCCGGCGCTTTCCTCTGCACCTCCCGCAGTCCCAGCGCCTCCTGATAAAATTGCAAAGATCGCTCCAAATTGCTCACATTAAAATTGAAATGGTTCAATGTCAACATCCTTGATCACCTCGTCACTATAATATCACAACCGGAAATCTCCCGCAAGTTGCACAATGGAATTCTGGAATTTTCTATCCTTTTTTCATATTTTTTGATTTGACTCTAGCGGCTGTGCGTGGTACACTCTCAATAGTTAGATTATGCTAACTTTTTAGGAGGATTTACCAATGACTTTAGATATGCTGCCTCTGGGTCAGGAGGCTGTCATCACCTCAGTGGGCGGCACAGGTGTTCTGCGCTGTCGGCTGCTGGATATGGGACTCATCCCCAAGACCTCCGTCCGCGTGGAAAAGCTGGCACCTCTTGGGGACCCTATGGAGCTGCGGATTCGGGGCTATGCCCTGTCCCTGCGGAAGGAAGACGCCCGCAACATCACCGTGGAGGTGAAAAAGCCATGATTTTCGCGCTGGCCGGCAATCAAAACTGCGGCAAGACCACGCTCTTCAACCAGCTCACCGGCTCCAACCAGCACGTGGGTAATTTTCCCGGCGTCACGGTGGACCAGAAGTCCGGCGCCGTCCGGGGGCAGAAGAACTGCACGGTGGTGGATCTGCCCGGCATCTACTCCATCCGGCCCTATACACCGGAGGAGATCGTCACCCGGGATTTCATTCTGAACCAGCGGCCAGACGGCATCATCAACATTGTGGACGCCACCAACATCGAGCGCAACCTCTATCTGACGCTGCAGCTCATGGAAATGCATATTCCCATGGTGCTGGCGCTGAACATGATGGACGAGGTGTCCGCCAACGGGGGCACCATCAACATCCAGGGGATGTCCCAGGCCCTGGGCATCCCGGTGGTGCCCATCTCCGCGGTGAAGAATGAGGGTGTAGAAGAGCTGATCCGAACCGCAGTTGCCACGGCAAAAAACCGGGTCTACCCGGCGGTGTACGACTTCTGCGCGCCGGGGCCGGTCCACCGCTGTATCCACGCAGTAGTGCACCAGATCGAGGACCACGCGGAGAAAGCAGGGCTTCCGGTGCGCTTTGCCGCCACGAAGCTCATTGAGGGCGACGAGGACATCCGCGCCCGGCTGGAGCTGGACCAGAACGAGCTGGAGCTCATCGAGCACAGCGTTCAGGAGATGGAGTCGGAGCACGACATGGACCGCAACGCCGCCCTGGCGGACATGCGCTATGACTTCATTGAGAATGTCTGCCGGGACACGGTGGTGAAATGCCGGGAGTCCCGGGAGCGGGAGCGCAGCGAGGCCATTGACCGGGTAGTGACCAACAAGTACCTGGCCCTGCCCCTGTTCTTCTGCATTATGCTGGGGATCTTCTACCTGACGTTCGAGGTGATCGGCGCGTTTCTCTCAGACCTGCTGGCCGCCGGCATCGACGCTCTCTCCGCCGCTGTGGACGCAGGACTGACCTCCTACGGCCTGAACTCGGTGGTACATAGTCTCGTGATCGACGGCATTTTTGCCGGCGTGGGCAGTGTGTTGAGCTTTTTGCCCATCATTGTGGTTCTCTTTTTCTTTCTCTCTATCCTAGAGGATACCGGCTACATGGCCCGGGTGGCCTTCTTCATGGACCAGCTGCTGCGGAAGATCGGTCTTTCCGGCCGCAGCATCGTCCCGATGCTGATCGGCTTTGGCTGCTCCGTCCCCGCCATCATGTCCACCCGGACGCTGGCCTCGGAACGGGACCGCCGGATGACCATTCTTCTCACGCCGTTCATGAGCTGCTCTGCAAAAATCCCTATCTACGGAGTTTTTTCCGCCGCCTTTTTCCCGGACTGTGCGGCGCTGGTAATGATCATGCTTTACTTAGGCGGCATCCTGGTGGGAATTCTCGCCGCGAAGGTCCTGGGAAAGACCGCCTTCCGCGGCAACCCCGTCCCCTTTGTCATGGAGCTTCCCAACTACCGCTTCCCCTCTGCCCGGAGTGTGGGGCAGCTGTGCTGGGACAAGGCCAAGGACTTTCTGACCCGCGCCTTTACGATCATCTTTATCGCCACCATTGTCGTGTGGTTTCTGCAGACCTTTGATACCCGGCTGAATCTGGTGGCCGACAGTTCTGACAGCCTTCTTGCCACGGTGGGCGCCTGGATCGCCCCCCTGTTCGCTCCACTGGGCTTTGGGGATTGGCGGGTCTCCACCTCCTTGATTACCGGTTTTATTGCCAAGGAGTCTGTAATCTCTACGCTGGGTATCTTGACAGGCGCAGGTGCTGATGTGACGGCATCAGCCCTCGGCACTCTCTTTACCCCTGTGACTGCTGTTAGCTTTTTGACATTTACACTGCTCTATACCCCTTGTGTGGCAGCCATCTCCGCGGTGCGGCGGGAACTGAACTCTGGCTGGCAGGCCGCTGGCGTGGCAATCAGTCAGTGCGCCGTTGCGTGGATGGTAGCGCTGGTGGTATACCGGGCCGCACTGTTTTTTGTCTGAGGTGACTGCCGTGCTGGAAGGTTTGATTCTGGCCGGAGTCGCCCTCTGGCTGACGCTGGCCGTGCGGTCCTGCCGCCGGCACAGGGGCAGCTGTGGAGGCGACTGTGCCCGCTGCCGCCGGCGCTGCGGTCCCTGAGCCGTGGTTAGGCCGGGCCTGCACGTGTCCACAGATTCGATGGATTTTATTGATTCGGCATAGATTTTCTTTCCGATTTTTTTGCAATTTTGTGACTATTCTCCCCTGCGCAGTGGTTGACTTTCCATGGTTAAACCGCTAGAATAAAAACAATCATTCACGCAACCATTTGCGCAGAGGGAGGCGGACTTTATGACTTGCACTATGTGTTATCCGATGCAGTCTCATCATGCGTCCGCTTCTTATGCGAACGCCACTTCTTGCTGCGCTAAAATTGCCGCTCTGGACGCCATTATTATGGCGTCCATTATTATTTGCGGCCTGATTAGCCTGTCCATTTTGGGCATTGTCCTGGTATTGCTGGTAGTATTGCTGCCATGCGGAAAAGTGAATATGCCCTGGGCGCGGGGGTTTTTATAAGGTATGTTGATACAGCAAAGCGGCTGCGCCGAAAGGTACAGCCGCTTTTTTGTATAATATTTCTTTAAAAGGAGAAGAACACGATGAAAAAGAAACTCTTTGCTCTGATGATGGCCATGGTCATGGTCCTCAGTCTGGCAGCCTGCGGCGGTGACTCTGGTACCACCGACGACACCACAGACGATACCACAAACGATGCCAGCAATACTACTGGCACTGCCGGCGGCACCTTTAAAATCGGCACCATCGGTCCTCTGACCGGTGACAATGCGATCTATGGCCAGGCCGTTGCCAATGGCGCCAAGATTGCCGTGGATGAAATCAATGCCGCCAGCGGCGATATCCAGTTCGAGCTTCAGTCTGAGGACGATGTGGCGGATGGTGAGACCTCCGTCAACGCCTACAATACTCTGATGGACTGGGGTATGCAGATGCTGGTTGGCCCCACCACCACCGGTGCATCCATTGCCGTTTCCTCTGTGGTCAATGAAGACCGGACCTTCATGCTGACCCCCTCCGGCTCCTCCACCGACATTATCGATGGGAAGGATAATGTCTTCCAGGTCTGCTTCACCGACCCCAACCAGGGAACCGGCGCTGCCGACTACATGGCCGAGAATATGTCTGGTGCCAAGGTTGCCGTGATCTATCAAAACGACATCGCATACTCCCAGGGCATCCGGGACACTTTTGTGGCCGAAGCGGAAGCCAAGAGCCTGGAGGTCGTCTATGAGGGCACCTTCACTGCCGACACTAAGAGCGATTTCTCCGTTCAGCTCACTGCCGCCCAGTCCGCCGGTGCGGACCTGCTGTTCCTGCCCATCTACTATCAGGAAGCCTCTGTGATTTTGAACCAGGCCAATCAGATGGGCTATACTCCCACCTTCTTCGGCGTGGATGGCATGGACGGAATCCTGACCCTGTCCGGCTTTGACACCTCTCTGGCTGAGGGCGTCATGCTGCTGACCCCCTTCTCCGCCGACGCGGAGGACGAGCGGACCCAGACCTTTGTCAAGACCTATGAAGAGCAGTTTGGCGAGATTCCCAACCAGTTTGCCGCCGATGCCTATGATGCCGTGTATATCCTCAAGGCTGCTCTGGAAGCCGCCGGCTGCACCGCCGACATGTCCGCTGTCGACATCTGCGAGGCTCTTGTCCCCGTGATGCCCACCATCACGGTGGACGGCCTCACCGGCCAGGGCATGACCTGGGATGCCTCCGGCGCTGTGTCCAAGGCACCCATGGCAGTTGTGATCGAAAACGGCGTGTACGTCCTGCCCTAACTCTCCAACAGATGGACCGCCGGGAGGGAACTCCTCCCGGCGGCCCTCCCCCGCTTCTGTGGCGGAAACGGAGGCGGGAGCCTCCCTCCCGCCCCCGTTTCTGCCATAGAGAAAGAAAAAGAGGTGTGTGTTCATATGGAATTCTTGTCTTATCTGATCAGCGGCATCAGCCTTGGCAGTGTATACGCTCTGATCGCCCTGGGCTACACCATGGTCTACGGCATTGCCAAGATGCTGAACTTTGCTCACGGGGATGTCATCATGGTGGGCGGCTATATTTCGTTTTGTGCCGTCAGCTATCTGGGCCTGCCCGGATGGATTGGCGTTGTGCTGGCAGTGCTGGTTTGCACGGTGCTGGGTGTGGTCATCGAACGGCTGGCCTACAAACCCCTGCGTGCTGCGCCCTCCTTGGCGGTATTGATCACCGCCATTGGCGTGAGCTACTTCCTGCAAAATTCCGCTTTGCTGATTTGGGGCGCGGCCAGCATCTCCTATCCTCCCCTCATCAGCGGCTCGCTGCCCCTGTTCGGCGGCAAGCTCTCCATCCCTTATGTTTCCTTGCTCACGGTGGCGGTATGCCTTGTCATCATGGCAGCTCTCACCACCTTCATCAACCAGAGCAAAATGGGAAAGGCCATGCGCGCCTGCTCAGAGGATAAGGGCGCCGCACAACTGATGGGTATCAATGTCAATGCTACGATCTCCACCACTTTTGCCATCGGCTCTGCCCTGGCGGCCATTGCCGGTGTGCTACTGTGCTCGTCCTATTCCATTCTCTCCCCCACCACCGGCTCCATGCCGGGCATCAAAGCCTTTACCGCCGCGGTCTTTGGCGGCATTGGCTCCATTCCCGGCGCGTTCCTGGGCGGGTTGCTGCTGGGCATCATTGAGTCTCTGGCCAAAGCCTATATCTCCACCAATCTGGCCAATTCCATTGTCTTTGCTGTGCTGATCGTGGTGCTGCTGGTGCGACCCGCGGGTCTTCTTGGCAAATACGTGCCTGAGAAAGTGTGAGGTGACAAATATGAAAAAACTGCGCATTCAAAAACACACCCGCACAGACTTTCTCACTTACCTTGGCGTGATCGCCGCCTTTGCCGTGCTGAGCACCCTAAATGCCAGCGGCGGATTGAGCCGGTCCCTGTCCGGTCAGCTGGTCCCCATCTGCTGCTATATGTCCATGGCGGTGTCGCTGAACCTGACCGTAGGTATCTTGGGGGAGCTGAGTCTGGGCCACGCGGGATTCATGAGCGTGGGTGCCTTCTCCGGCATTATCGCCGCCATGAGCCTGCAGAGCGCCATTCCCTCCGAGCCTATCCGGCTGGCGATTGCCATGGTGGTCGGTGCGCTGGTGGCCGCGCTGGCAGGTGTCATCGTAGGCACGCCAGTGCTGCGGCTCCGGGGCGACTACCTGGCCATTGTCACACTGGCCTTTGGCGAAATCATCAAGGAGCTGGTCAACTGTCTTCTGGTGGGCCACGACTCCCGGGGGCTGCACATCGCCCTCAACATCACCGGCAGTAAGAGCATCGCGGACCTTCATCTGGAGGAGGACGGCCTTGCCATCATCAAGGGTGCTCAGGGTGCCGCCGGCACCAATACCATTGCAACCTTCACCGCAGGCTTTCTGCTGGTGATGGTGACATTGGCGGTGGTTTTAAATCTGAAACACAGCCGAGCGGGCAGGGCTGTTATGGCGCTGCGGGACAACAGCATTGCCGCAGAGAGCATTGGATTAAATATCACCAAATACAAAATGATGGCTTTTGTTACCTCCGCCGCTCTGGCCGGCGCCGCCGGCGCGTTGTACGGCTTGAATTTCTCCTCTCTCCAGGCGACCAAGTTCAACTTTAACACCTCCATTTTGATTCTGGTCTTTGTGGTGCTGGGCGGTCTTGGCAACATCTGGGGTTCCCTGATTGCCGCCGCCGCACTGACGGTGCTTCCAGAGATGCTCCGTGCTTTCTCCGACTATCGGATGCTGGTGTACGCCATCGTGCTGATCCTGGTGATGCTGGCTACCAATAATCCCACCTTCAAGGTGTTTTTCAGCCGCTTCCGCCGGGGCGGTTCCCGCAAGAGTACCGGAAAGGAGGCCATGTGATATGTTCTCAAAACTGATTCCTGTCCCCTCCCCTAACATGCTACCGGACCGGGACATCGACAAGTCCCCGATTTTGGAGTGCATCAACGTGGGCATCAACTTCGGCGGCCTCGCGGCGGTGGAGGATTTTAACATTGCCATCGGCCGAACGGAGATCTCCGGCCTGATCGGGCCCAATGGCGCCGGTAAAACCACGGTTTTTAACCTGCTGACTAAAGTCTATCAGCCCACTAAGGGCACCATCCTGCTGGATGGCAAGGATACCCACGGCATGACCACCGCCCAGGTAAACCGGGCCGGTATTGCCCGGACTTTTCAGAATATCCGCCTTTTCAATGACCTGACGGTAGAGGAAAATGTCACCGTGGCCATGGACGCCCAGATGTCCTACAGCATGTGGAGCGGCATCTTCCGCCTGCCGAAATTCTGGAAAGAGGAAAAGGTGGTCCATGACCGGGCATTGGAGCTTTTGAGCCTGTTCCATATGGAAGATCTGGCTGGAGCCAAGGCGGGTTCGCTGCCCTATGGCGCGCAGCGCCGGTTGGAAATCGTACGAGCGCTTGCCACCAATCCCTCTCTTTTGCTTTTGGATGAGCCCGCTGCGGGTATGAACCCCTCCGAGACGGCGGAGCTGATGGAAAACATCCGAAAAATTCGTGATACCTTCCAGATCGCGGTACTGTTGATTGAACACGACATGAGTCTGGTCATGAACATCTGCGAGGGCATCGCGGTGCTGAATTTTGGCCGTATCATCGCCAAGGGCACGCCGGCAGATATCCAGTCCAATCCCGCAGTCATTGAGGCCTATCTTGGCAAGAAAAAGGAGGCGTGAGTATGGCGGCAATCTTAACTGTAGACAATATCAATGTCTATTATGGCAGTATCCACGCCATCAAGGGCATCTCCTTTGAGGTCAATGAGGGGGAAATCGTCACCTTGATCGGAGCCAACGGCGCTGGAAAATCCACCACGCTGAACACCATTGCGGGACTGCTCCACAGTCACACCGGCTCTGTCACCTTTCTTGGCGAGAACCTGGGGAAGGTTCCTGCGCACAAAATTGTCTCCCGGGGCCTGGCACTCGTGCCGGAGGGACGCCGCGTCTTCTTGCAGATGACGGTGCAGGAAAATCTGGAAATGGGCTCCTATACGCAGCCCGGCTCTGGTATTTCCGCCGATCTGGAGCGGGTCTATGATCTGTTCCCCCGTCTGAGGGAACGCCGCAAGCAGGTGGCGGGCACGCTTTCCGGCGGTGAGCAGCAGATGTTAGCTATGGGCCGGGCCCTGATGAGCCATCCCAAGCTACTGATGCTGGATGAGCCCTCCATGGGCCTTGCGCCGATTCTCGTGGAGCAGATCTTTTCCATCATTCAGGATCTGCACCGTTCCGGCTCCACAATTTTGCTGGTGGAGCAGAATGCACAGGCAGCTTTGAATGTCGCTGATCGCGGCTATGTGCTGGAAACCGGGAAAGTCGTTACCACTGGCACCGGCCAGGAGCTACTGGAAAATCCCGCTATTAAAAAAGCATACCTGGGCGGTTGACGCCTGAAAAAGAGCGCCAATGGCGCTCTTTTGATTGCTTTTCCCTAGAAATGTGCTATACTGCTGTCATAACGCCGGGCGGCCATGCCGCTTTGGATTTCCATGCTAGAGGGAGGGATGCTTATGCAGGCAGAACAGCGCCGACAGGCCATCCTCAATACGCTGCGGCAGTCTGATCAGCCAGTCAGTGCCGGTGTTCTGGCAGAGCGGTTCTCCGTGAGCCGGCAGATCGTTGTGGGAGATGTTGCTCTTCTGCGGGCTACTGGCGCGGACATCACCGCCACCCCCCGCGGGTATGTCATGCAGCGCTCACCGGCTGGCCTTTTGCGTCAGATTGTCTGCCGCCACAGTGCCTCCGGCATGGAGGCGGAGCTCAACGCCATGGTGGACAACGGCTGCACTGTATTGGATGTCATCGTGGATCATCCTGTCTATGGACAGCTCACCGGCCCATTGCAGCTCTCCAGCCGGTACGATGTGCAGCAGTTCCTGGACCGCTGCGCCCAGTCTGACGCCCGTCCCCTGTCTGATCTGACAGAGGGGATTCATCTCCATACGATTTCCTGCCCCGATGAGGCGTCCTGGCAGCGAGTATTGGACGCACTGCGACGGATGCATATTTTAATTGAAGCATGAATGTGTTCTGACAGGAGGTTTCTGGATGGGTTTTCTTGACAAATTCCGCAAAAAGCCGAGGGTCACTCCCGGCGGCTCGCCAATCTATCGCTATGAGACGCCAGAGGAACCGGGCTGGCGGCCGCCGGAGTCGGTAGGTGCCTATGCTGAGGAGATTACTGAACATTTTGAAGCGCTCTTTCCTGGAAGAGAGAGTTTTGTGTTCCACGAGCTGATCAGCGATCTGGTACACATCGACATAAACATTATGCGGCCCACGGAAAAACAGGATTTCTATGTTCTCTACACCACCGGCATGAGTGATCTCCCCATGACCCTGCCGGATGAGCTTTCGGACCGGGAGGACCTTAAATATGCGGAACTCTATCTGTTTCTCCCTGGCAGCTGGGACTTGGGGAAAGAGTTCTCCCTCTCCAGTGACATGCCTGAATCCTCCTACTGGCCTGTCCGGATGCTGAAATTTTTGGCCCGGTTCCCCCATGAGTATGAGACCTGGCTGGGTTGGGGGCACACTGTGCCCAATGGTCCAGAGTACACACCGCTTTGTGATGGCGTGGGCTTCGGAGGCGTGGTGCTGAGCTGGACCGGCGAGGATAACCGTCTTGGCGGTTTGAACGCTGAGGACGGCCGGAAGATCAATTTCTACAGCGTCATCCCTGCCTACAAGGAGGAGATCGAGTACAAGCTGAAATATGGTATGGAGGGTCTGGATAAGGTATTCTGTGAAAAACAGCTTCCCATGATCCTGGATATCCATCGCCCCAATCTATGCCCGGATTTTAAGGAGGTTCTGGACCAGTGAGGACCTGGTTCACCCTGCCGTCTGTCCGGCACCGCGTTTCTTTTGGGAGGCACTCCCCCGCTCCTCTCACCAGGAAGGAGTTTTGCGCGGGATGCAGCCTTTAAAAAGCAGTTGACAAGGGCGGCTTTTGCGTGTATAGTGTGGTACACAGGTGTCAAGACACCTGTGTACCACACTAATTTTACATAAAGCAGGTGTTACCCATGGAAAGGTTCAAAGGCTTCCTCCGACGCAAAAACATTGTCATCTCCGCCAAGCGGTACGGGATTGACGCCTTGGGCGCCATGGCCCAGGGGCTGTTCTGCTCGTTGCTGATCGGCACTATCCTCAATACCATCGGTACCCAATTCCACATCGGCTTTCTCACTGCGCCCATTATCCAAATCAACGAGGTCCCCTATACCATTGGCGGCATGGCTTCCTTTATGAGCGGAGCGGCTATGGCCATCGCCATCGGCTATGCTCTCCAGGCGCCGCCCCTGGTGCTGTTCTCCCTTGCTACCGTCGGCTATGCCTGCAATGCACTGGGCGGCGCGGGCGGTCCACTTGCCGTACTGTTTGTGGCCATCATCGCTGCTGAGTGCGGCAAGGCCATCAGCAAGGAGACCAAAATCGACATCCTTGTGACCCCGATCTTCACCACCCTCGTTGGCATCGGCGCGGCATGGGTCATCGCGCCGCCCATCGGCGCTGCTGCCAGCGCCTTTGGACAGCTCATCATGCAGGCCACCCTCCTCCAGCCCTTCTGGATGGGAATTCTGGTGTCCGTCCTGGTGGGTGTGGCGCTAACACTGCCCATTTCCTCCGCCGCCATCTGCTCTGTACTGGGTCTGACGGGACTGGCCG
This genomic window from Pusillibacter faecalis contains:
- a CDS encoding FeoA family protein, translated to MTLDMLPLGQEAVITSVGGTGVLRCRLLDMGLIPKTSVRVEKLAPLGDPMELRIRGYALSLRKEDARNITVEVKKP
- the feoB gene encoding ferrous iron transport protein B; protein product: MIFALAGNQNCGKTTLFNQLTGSNQHVGNFPGVTVDQKSGAVRGQKNCTVVDLPGIYSIRPYTPEEIVTRDFILNQRPDGIINIVDATNIERNLYLTLQLMEMHIPMVLALNMMDEVSANGGTINIQGMSQALGIPVVPISAVKNEGVEELIRTAVATAKNRVYPAVYDFCAPGPVHRCIHAVVHQIEDHAEKAGLPVRFAATKLIEGDEDIRARLELDQNELELIEHSVQEMESEHDMDRNAALADMRYDFIENVCRDTVVKCRESRERERSEAIDRVVTNKYLALPLFFCIMLGIFYLTFEVIGAFLSDLLAAGIDALSAAVDAGLTSYGLNSVVHSLVIDGIFAGVGSVLSFLPIIVVLFFFLSILEDTGYMARVAFFMDQLLRKIGLSGRSIVPMLIGFGCSVPAIMSTRTLASERDRRMTILLTPFMSCSAKIPIYGVFSAAFFPDCAALVMIMLYLGGILVGILAAKVLGKTAFRGNPVPFVMELPNYRFPSARSVGQLCWDKAKDFLTRAFTIIFIATIVVWFLQTFDTRLNLVADSSDSLLATVGAWIAPLFAPLGFGDWRVSTSLITGFIAKESVISTLGILTGAGADVTASALGTLFTPVTAVSFLTFTLLYTPCVAAISAVRRELNSGWQAAGVAISQCAVAWMVALVVYRAALFFV
- a CDS encoding ABC transporter substrate-binding protein, which codes for MKKKLFALMMAMVMVLSLAACGGDSGTTDDTTDDTTNDASNTTGTAGGTFKIGTIGPLTGDNAIYGQAVANGAKIAVDEINAASGDIQFELQSEDDVADGETSVNAYNTLMDWGMQMLVGPTTTGASIAVSSVVNEDRTFMLTPSGSSTDIIDGKDNVFQVCFTDPNQGTGAADYMAENMSGAKVAVIYQNDIAYSQGIRDTFVAEAEAKSLEVVYEGTFTADTKSDFSVQLTAAQSAGADLLFLPIYYQEASVILNQANQMGYTPTFFGVDGMDGILTLSGFDTSLAEGVMLLTPFSADAEDERTQTFVKTYEEQFGEIPNQFAADAYDAVYILKAALEAAGCTADMSAVDICEALVPVMPTITVDGLTGQGMTWDASGAVSKAPMAVVIENGVYVLP
- a CDS encoding branched-chain amino acid ABC transporter permease, which encodes MEFLSYLISGISLGSVYALIALGYTMVYGIAKMLNFAHGDVIMVGGYISFCAVSYLGLPGWIGVVLAVLVCTVLGVVIERLAYKPLRAAPSLAVLITAIGVSYFLQNSALLIWGAASISYPPLISGSLPLFGGKLSIPYVSLLTVAVCLVIMAALTTFINQSKMGKAMRACSEDKGAAQLMGINVNATISTTFAIGSALAAIAGVLLCSSYSILSPTTGSMPGIKAFTAAVFGGIGSIPGAFLGGLLLGIIESLAKAYISTNLANSIVFAVLIVVLLVRPAGLLGKYVPEKV
- a CDS encoding branched-chain amino acid ABC transporter permease; this translates as MKKLRIQKHTRTDFLTYLGVIAAFAVLSTLNASGGLSRSLSGQLVPICCYMSMAVSLNLTVGILGELSLGHAGFMSVGAFSGIIAAMSLQSAIPSEPIRLAIAMVVGALVAALAGVIVGTPVLRLRGDYLAIVTLAFGEIIKELVNCLLVGHDSRGLHIALNITGSKSIADLHLEEDGLAIIKGAQGAAGTNTIATFTAGFLLVMVTLAVVLNLKHSRAGRAVMALRDNSIAAESIGLNITKYKMMAFVTSAALAGAAGALYGLNFSSLQATKFNFNTSILILVFVVLGGLGNIWGSLIAAAALTVLPEMLRAFSDYRMLVYAIVLILVMLATNNPTFKVFFSRFRRGGSRKSTGKEAM
- a CDS encoding ABC transporter ATP-binding protein, with protein sequence MLPDRDIDKSPILECINVGINFGGLAAVEDFNIAIGRTEISGLIGPNGAGKTTVFNLLTKVYQPTKGTILLDGKDTHGMTTAQVNRAGIARTFQNIRLFNDLTVEENVTVAMDAQMSYSMWSGIFRLPKFWKEEKVVHDRALELLSLFHMEDLAGAKAGSLPYGAQRRLEIVRALATNPSLLLLDEPAAGMNPSETAELMENIRKIRDTFQIAVLLIEHDMSLVMNICEGIAVLNFGRIIAKGTPADIQSNPAVIEAYLGKKKEA
- a CDS encoding ABC transporter ATP-binding protein; the encoded protein is MAAILTVDNINVYYGSIHAIKGISFEVNEGEIVTLIGANGAGKSTTLNTIAGLLHSHTGSVTFLGENLGKVPAHKIVSRGLALVPEGRRVFLQMTVQENLEMGSYTQPGSGISADLERVYDLFPRLRERRKQVAGTLSGGEQQMLAMGRALMSHPKLLMLDEPSMGLAPILVEQIFSIIQDLHRSGSTILLVEQNAQAALNVADRGYVLETGKVVTTGTGQELLENPAIKKAYLGG
- a CDS encoding transcription repressor NadR, translating into MQAEQRRQAILNTLRQSDQPVSAGVLAERFSVSRQIVVGDVALLRATGADITATPRGYVMQRSPAGLLRQIVCRHSASGMEAELNAMVDNGCTVLDVIVDHPVYGQLTGPLQLSSRYDVQQFLDRCAQSDARPLSDLTEGIHLHTISCPDEASWQRVLDALRRMHILIEA
- a CDS encoding suppressor of fused domain protein, which gives rise to MGFLDKFRKKPRVTPGGSPIYRYETPEEPGWRPPESVGAYAEEITEHFEALFPGRESFVFHELISDLVHIDINIMRPTEKQDFYVLYTTGMSDLPMTLPDELSDREDLKYAELYLFLPGSWDLGKEFSLSSDMPESSYWPVRMLKFLARFPHEYETWLGWGHTVPNGPEYTPLCDGVGFGGVVLSWTGEDNRLGGLNAEDGRKINFYSVIPAYKEEIEYKLKYGMEGLDKVFCEKQLPMILDIHRPNLCPDFKEVLDQ
- a CDS encoding PTS transporter subunit IIC — protein: MERFKGFLRRKNIVISAKRYGIDALGAMAQGLFCSLLIGTILNTIGTQFHIGFLTAPIIQINEVPYTIGGMASFMSGAAMAIAIGYALQAPPLVLFSLATVGYACNALGGAGGPLAVLFVAIIAAECGKAISKETKIDILVTPIFTTLVGIGAAWVIAPPIGAAASAFGQLIMQATLLQPFWMGILVSVLVGVALTLPISSAAICSVLGLTGLAGGAAVAGCCAQMVGFAVMSFRENRWGGLVSQGLGTSMLQMPNIVKNPRIWIAPTVTSAITGPIATCLFKLEMNGAAINSGMGTCGLCGQLGVWTGWVSPSEQAIANGAAATIPGAFDWAGLILISFVLPAILCPLVNQLCRKAGWVKDGDLTLA